A window of Nonomuraea angiospora genomic DNA:
CGGTGGCGCTCATGGCGGCGGGGATCGCCAAGCTGGACGCGGGGAACGGGCTCGTGTTCTTCATCGCGCGGGCGAAGACGTACGACTATCTCGGCATATCCGGATATATCCGGGCGGCGCTCGTGCCCTGTGTAGTGGCCTCCTGCGTCGCGGGGGTCGCCCTCTACCCGCGGCTGGGCCCGCTCGCCGCGATCCTGCCCGTCATGGTGGCGGGGGACGTGCTGCTGGCCGCCACCCGGGGGTTCGGGGCCATGCGGCCCACCGTGCTCGTGGACGGGCTGCTGGTGCCGTTCTCGCAGCTCGCGCTGGTCACCTGCGCCGCGCTGGCGGGGGCGGTCGCGTGGCTGCCGGTGGCGTGGGGGGCGCCGTACGCGCTGGTGGCGGTCATCGCGCGGGCGGAGCTGCGGGGGCGGGTGCCGCGCAGCCCGTATCTGCCGGGGACGGCTCGTGACCTGTGGCGGCACACGGCTCCCCGGTCGGTCGCGGGGGCGATCCAGGCGGTGTTCCAGCGGCTGGACATCGTGGTCGTCGCGCTGCTCGGCGGGCCCGCGCAGGCCGCCGTCTACACGGCCGCCACCCGGTTCAAGGTGGTCGGGCAGCTCGCGAGCCAGGGGCTGGCGCAGGCCGTACAAGCTCGGCTGGTGAGCGCGCTCGCCGACGGCGAGCGGGCGCGGGCCGGTGAGCTGTACCAGACCGCCACGATCTGGCTGGTGCTGCTCACCTGGCCGGTGTGGCTGGCGTACGCGGCGCTGGCGCCGTGGCTGCTGCGGCTCTTCGGCCCCACGTACGGGTCCGCGGTCCCGGTGGCGCTCGTGCTGGCGGGCACGATGATGGTGGCGACGGCCTGCGGGATGGTCGACGTCGTGCTGACGGCCGCCGGGCACACGGGCACGAGCCTGCTCAACCTGGTGGCGGCGATCGCCTGCACGGTGGGGCTGGACGTGGCCCTGATCCCCGTCCATGGCGCGTTCGGGGCGGTCATCGGCTGGTCGGGCGGCGTGCTCGTCAAGAACCTCCTCCCGCTGTGGCAACTGCACCGCCGCTACGGCCTCCACCCCTTCGGCCGCCACACCCTGCCAGCGCTGCTTCACCGGAGGGTGGTATGACCGTCCTGGTGACGGGGTTGCCGAGGAGCGGGACGAGCTGGACCGGCAAGATGCTCGCCGCCGGCGGCGACCTGGTCTACGTCAACGAGCCGCTCAACCCGCAGCACCCGCCCGGCCGCTGCCCGGGGGTGCTCAGGGCCACCGTGACCCACCGGTTCCAATACATCTGCGACGACAACGCCGCCGACTGGCTGCCCGCCTTCCGCGACACGGTCGCTCTGCGCTACCGCTGGCTGTCCGAGCTGCGCGCCAACCGCTCCCCGTACGACCTGGCCCGCCTGCTGCGCTACGGCACCGCCTTCGCCTTCGGCCGCCTGACGGGCCGCCGGGCGCTGCTGGACGACCCGTTCGCGGTGCTGAGCGCGGGCTGGTTCGCCGCTTCCCTGGGCTGCCGGGTGATCGCGCTGGTGCGGGATCCGGTGTCGTTCGTGGCGAGCTGGCAGCGGCTCGGCTGGACGGTCTACTTCCACGAGCTGCTCGAACAGCCGCTCCTGGTCCGCGACCACCCCGAGCTGCTGGAGCTGCGCGCGCTCGTCGGCTCCCAGGACCGCCTCGCCAAGGCGGCCGCGCTGTGGCGGGCGACCCGCGCGATCCTGGAGCGCACGCCCGGCGTCCGCGTCACCTCGTACGAGTCGCTGGCCGCCGACCCGCTGACCGGCTTCCGCGACCTGTACGCCTACGCCGGCCTGCCCTGGACGCCCGCGGCCGAACGCCGCATCACGCGGGCCTGCACGGGCCCGTCCGGAGCGGCCACGGGGTTCGCCTGGTCGGGCCTGTCCCGCACGGCCTACCGCCCCATGGACTCCCGCCGCGCGCTCGACACCGCCGCCCGGGGGCTCAGCCCGCAGGACGCCGCCCGGGTCCGCGCCCTCACCTCATGAGGCGGGCGACCAGGCTGCCGCCCAGCAGCCGCAGCGCGAACGGCAGGTCGTCGACCAGATAGCGGCGGGCCAGCCGTCCCGGCTCGCACCCCAGCCGGTACGCCCACTCCAGCCCGGTCCTGCGCATCCATCCCGGCGCCCTGGAGACCGTGCCGGCGGCGAACGCGATCGCCGCCCCGCACCCCACGAACCACGCCTCCGGCAGCTCCTCCCGCAGGTCGGCGATGAGCCGGTCCTGCCGGGGGAACCCGAGCCCGACGAACACCACCCTCGGCCGGGCCGCGGCCACCATCCTCCGGACGCGCGCGCTCCCCTCGGGGGTCGTGTCGAAGTGGTACGGCGGCGCGTGGACCCCGCACACCTGCAGCCGGGGGTGACAGCTCGTGAGCTCCTTGGCCGCCCTGCGCGCCACGCCAGGGGGGCCGCCCAGCAGGTAGACGGGCCAGCCCCGGCGGGCGGCGAGCTTGCTGAGCGACCAGATGAGGTCCGCGCCCGTGACCCGCTCGGGCACCGGCGTGCCGAGCAGCCTGGCCGCCCACACCAGCGGCATCCCGTCGGTCACCACCAGCTCGGCGGTGCACACGAGCTCTCGCAGGGCGGGGTCGGTGGCGGCGGCTCGGCAGATGTCGATGTTGGGGGTGACGATCCGGCCGCCCCTGCCGGCCTCCAGCTCGCCCTCCACCCACCGGACCACCTCGTCCTCGGTGAGCGCGTCAACACCGATCCCGCCCACCCGTACCCGATCCCACCGGCGGCGGGGCGGCGTGCCCCGTGGCGGCCCGTCGAGGGGCCGCGCTGCGGGCAGGCGGGTGGCGTCCCGGTGCGGGGCCTCGGGGAGGCGCTGCAGCGGGACGTGTGGAGCGGTGGTCTCGGAGCGAGTCAAATGCCGTGCCCCCTACGGTGAAGAGCGGAAAGTACCGCCGGCGCGGAGATGAGGCCGGCCGCCACCGCCAGGGCGATCGGGGCGCGCGGCTCCCCGGCCCTGGCCCCCATGGCGCGCACGGCCCAGCGGACGGCCTCTCGGCGGTGGCCGAGCGCCGCGTGGCCGAAGGCCAGCTGGCCGTAGACCCGTGCCGCGCCGCGCGGGTCCACGGCCAGTTCGGGGTGCCGGGCGAGCATCCAGTCGAGCCCGGCAATGCGGTCCGCCCATCGGGCGACATAGTGGGATCCACCCCAGCGCACCCGCACGAGCGGGCGGTCCACATGGGTGATCGGCCGGCGTCCGGCGGCGCGCAGGGCCAGGTCCCAGTCCTCGTTCTGGCCGCCCGGGGCGCTCTCGTCCACCCACAGCGCGCCGCGCTCGAACAGGAACGTCGACGAGTGCACCATCACCATGCGCGAGCGGACCAGGTCGCCCGCCGTCACCGTGTCGCACCCGGCCAGGCGGGCCACGCGGCGGTGCGCGTACTCCACCTCGATGCCGCAGCTCGCGAACTCGCCGCCGCGCTCGCCGAGCGCCCGCGTCTGGGCGGCGAGCTTGCCGGGCAGCCACACGTCGTCGTCGTCGCAGAAGGCGACGAGGTCGGTGTCGCAGGCCGCGATGCCGGTGTTGCGGGCGCCGGGCAGGCCAGGGGTGCGCGTGTTCGGCAGGACCCGGACGCAGGACGGCACCTCGATGTCCCGGGGGGCGGCGCCGTCGGCGACCACGACCACGGACAGGCGCCCGGGGTGGTCCTGGGCCAGCGCCGACTCCACCGCCTCCCGCAACTGCGCCGGGCGGTCGCCCCGGGTCGGGATCACCACACCTACGGAGGGGGTCATGCGAGCCCCCGATAGCCGTAGCGGGCCCTGAGCGGCCACGTGAGGGCGTCGACCACGCGGCGGTCACCGTGCGGCAGGCCCGTCACCCACGCGTCGTCCCGGCGCAGCTCGATCCGCCCCACGTGGAAGCGCATCGGGTTGCCGGAGGCGGTGTGGGAGGGCCCGAGCCAGGCCGTGCGGCCGTCCAGGAAGGGCAGCTCCGGCTCCGCCAGGCCGAGCCTGAGCGCCAGGGAGCTGAGCGTGGGCCCGGGCGCGGCGAGCAGGTCCTCGTAGCGGACCCTGGTGACGCGGGCCCCGCGTCCCGGCAGGAGCTCCAGCGCGGCGTTCTGGGCCGTCCAGTGGACGGCCGTGTGGGCGGGCCGCCACCGGGTCATGGGCCGCCCGTCCTCGGGCCGCCGCACCGTCCTGGCCCAGGAGTGGGCGACGGCGCGCGGGTCCCTGACCACGTGGACGATCCGTACGTCCACCCCGGCGGCCACCAGGCAGCAGGCCAGCGACGCGTGCTTGCTGGAGTCGATCACGACCGGCGCGCCCGCGGCCTCGTACAGCAGCCGGTACGCCTGCGTGTACTCGGCCAGGTCGGGATGCGCGATCCGCGCGATCCTGCGCGTGCGGTCGACCCGGCGCCGCAGCGTCAGGACCTTCCCGGCCAGCGCCGGGCTCCATCCGCCGAACGCCCGCTCCCCCACCTGCCGCCAGAAGGGACAGTCGGGAAAGGCCACGCCGCACCCGCACGGCTCCCCCGCGAGCACGCTCCGCTCCCAGAGGTGTACGACCTCACCGAGCGCGACCACCCCCGGCAGCTCGCCCAGGAGCCGCTCGAGCAGTGTGGTGCCACTGCGCCCGAGGCCGCCCAGGTAGATGACCCGGGTGGGGCTTTCGCGGTCGGTCACGAAAAAGGGCCTTCGCGTCGTGAACACGGAACGCGAAGACCCTATCGCTGAGAGTAATCGAAGGTCGGAGAACCCGGAAAGATCTACCTAACGGGCATCGATGACCATGCCGGCGCCGACGGTGCCGTTGGTGGCCTCGTCCACGAGGATGAAGCCGCCGGTGAGCCGGTTACGCGCGTAGTCGTCCACGAACAGCGGCTGGGTGATCCGCAGCGACACCCGCCCGATCTCGTTGAGGCCGAGGGAGGTCGCCTCCTCGTCGCGGTGCAGGGTGTTGACGTCGAGCCGGTAGTGCAGGTCGCGCACCATGGCCCGGGCCGTACGGGTGGTGTGCTTGATCGTCAGCTTGGAGCGCGGCGTCAGCTTGAGCCCGTCGGCCATCCAGCAGATCATCGCCTCCAGCTCCTGCGCCACCTGCGGCTGGTTGTTGGGCCGGGCGATCATGTCGCCGCGCGAGATGTCGAGGTCGTCCTCGAAGCGCAGCGTCACCGACATGGGCGGGAACGCCTCCTCCACCGGCCCGTCGAAGGTGTCGATCGAGGCGATGCGGGTCGTGAGCCCCGACGGCAGGTGCACCACCTCGTCGCCGGGCTTGAGCACGCCGCCCGCGACCTGGCCCGCGTAGCCGCGGTAGTCGTGGAAGGCCTGATCGGTGGCCCGCTGCGGGCGGATCACGTACTGGACGGGGAAGCGCACGTCGACCAGGTTGCGGTCGGAAGCGATGTGGACGTTCTCCAGGTGGTGCAGCAGCGACGTGCCGAGGTACCACGGCATGTTCTCGGAGCGCGAGACCACGTTGTCGCCGTTGAGCGCGGAGATCGGGATGAAGGTGAGGTCGGCGACGTTCAGCTTGGACGCGAACGCCGTGAACTCGTCCTTGATCTCCTCGAACCGCTCCTGGGAGTAGCCCACCAGGTCCATCTTGTTGACGGCCAGCACCAGGTGGGGCACCCGCAGCAGCGTGGTCAGGAACGCGTGCCGCCGCGACTGCTCCAGCACGCCCTTGCGGGCGTCGATGAGGATGATCGCCAGGTCGGCCGTGGAGGCGCCGGTGACCATGTTGCGGGTGTACTGGATGTGGCCGGGCGTGTCGGCGATGATGAACTTCCGCCGGGGCGTCGCGAAGTAGCGGTACGCCACGTCGATCGTGATGCCCTGCTCCCGCTCGGCCCGCAGGCCGTCGGTCAGCAGCGACAGGTCGGTGTATTCGGTGCCCCGGTCGCGCGAGGTGCGCTCGACCGCCTCCAGCTGGTCCTCGAAGATCGCCTTGGAGTCGAAGAGCAACCGTCCGATGAGGGTGGACTTACCGTCATCGACACTTCCCGCCGTGGCAAAGCGAAGAATGTCCATTAGAAGTAGCCTTCCCTCTTCCTGTCCTCCATCGCGGCCTCCGACGCACGGTCGTCGGCCCTGGTGGCCCCGCGCTCGGTGATCCGGGTGGCCGCGATCTCCTCGATGATCTCCTCGACCGTGGCGGCCGTGGACTGCACGGCGCCCGTGCACGTCATGTCGCCCACGGTGCGGTAGCGCACCACGGCCTCGAACAGCGGCTCGTCGTCACCCCGCTGCACGACCTCGGAGTCGGGCAGCAGCATGCCGTCGCGCTCGAACACCTTGCGGGTGTGGGCGAAGTAGATGGAGGGGATCTCGATGCCCTCGCGCCTGATGTAGTCCCAGACGTCGAGCTCGGTCCAGTTGGACAGCGGGAAGACGCGGATGTGCTCGCCCTTGCGGATGCGCGAGTTGTAGAGGTTCCACAGCTCGGGGCGCTGGTTCTTCGGGTCCCACTGGCCGAAGTCGTCGCGGAAGGAGAAGACCCGCTCCTTGGCGCGGGCCTTCTCCTCGTCGCGGCGCGCGCCGCCGAAGACCGCGTCGAACTCGTGCTCCTCGATCGCGTCGAGCAGCGTGGTGGTCTGCAGGCGGTTGCGCGAGGCGCGCCGCCCGGTCTCCTCGACCACGCGGCCGGCGTCGATGGAGTCCTGCACGCTGGCCACGATCAGCCGCGCGCCCAGCTCGGCGGAGCGGCGGTCGCGGAAGTCGATGACCTCGTCGAAGTTGTGGCCCGTGTCGACGTGCATGAGCGGGAACGGGATGGCCGCGGGCCAGAACGCCTTCTCCGCGATGCGGAGCATGACGATCGAGTCCTTGCCTCCGGAGAAGAGCAGACAGGGACGCTCGAACTCGGCCGCCACCTCGCGCATGATGTGAATGGCTTCGGCTTCGAGCACGTCGAGCTGCGACGTCGTGTAGTCGCGCTGGAGCATGGGAGCTTCCTCCGGCGGTTTAGCGGTGCAGGTCCCGAATCCCGCTGAGCAGCGATGTCGCTAGCTCAGGTAGGGAAACCAGGATATCCGGTAGTGACGGGTCGGCTTGGTTGTAGGTCAGCTCTGAGCCGTCGATCCGGCTCGCGTGGACCCCCGCGGCCTGGGCGACGGCGACCGGCGCGGCGGAATCCCACTCGTACTGGCCCCCGGCGTGTACGTACGCCTCGACCTCGCCAGTGAGCACCGCCGAGATCTTCGCCCCGGCGGACCCGATGGGGACCAGGTCGGCTCCGACGAGGTAGGCCAGCTTCTGCACGAACTCCGGCGGCCGGGTGCGGCTCACCGCGATGCGGAAGCGCCCCCCGTCGTGGGAGGGCGGCTCGGGCGGCTGCGCGGTGGTCAGCGTGCGGCCCTGGGCGGGCAGCGCCACGGCGCCCGCGCTCAGCCTGCCGCCCTCCCACAGCGCCACGTGCACGGCCCAGTCGGCCCTGCCCTCTTCGGCGAACTCTCGCGTGCCGTCGAGCGGGTCCACGATCCACACCCGGGACGCGCCGAGCCGGCGCGGGTCGAGCCGCTCCTCGCGGGTGGCCTCCTCCGACAGCACGCTGTCGCTGGGGCGGAGCCTGGCCAGCGACTCCATGAGGAAGACGTGGGAGGCCCGGTCACCCTCCGCGCGCAGGGCGGAGGAGTCGCCGAACCCGGTGCGCTCACGAATGCGCAGCAGCCGCTCGCCCGCCTCGGTGGCCAGATCAGCGGCGAGGGAGTGGTCGTCGCGAATCGTCATCAATAAGCTCCTTGCCCGCGGGCGACGGCCGACCAAGTCTTCCACAGGATCTGGAGGTCGAGCGTGAGGGACCAGTTCTCCACGTAACGCAGATCGAGACGTACGGATTCCTCCCACGATAGGTCAGATCTACCACTGACCTGCCACAGGCCCGTCATGCCGGGGCGTACGAGGAGCCGTCTGCGCACGTCGTCGCCGTAGCGCGCCACCTCCTCCGGCAGCGGCGGCCGGGGGCCGACGAGCGACATGTGGCCGCGTACGACGTTGATGAGCTGCGGCAGCTCGTCCAGCGAGGTGCGGCGCATCCGCGTGCCGAGCGGCGTGACCCGCGGATCGTTCCTGATCTTGAAGAGCACGCCGTCGCGGTCGCTGACCAAGGTGATCTTCTGCTGCTCGGAGCCGCGCCGCATGGTGCGGAACTTCAGGATCGTGAACAGCTTCCCGTCCCTGCCGACCCTCGTCTGCCTGAACAGCGCGGGCCCCGGACTCGTCACGCGTACGGCCACCGCCAGGCCCACCAGCAGCGGCGCGAGCAGCACCAGCAGCGCGGCGGCGACCAGCCGGTCGAAGACGTTCTTGACCAGTTTCCTGGCCCCGCCCAGCTCGGGGTGCTCCACGTGCAGGAGCGGCAGCCCGGCGGCCGGCCGGATCATGGTGCGCGGGCCCGCCACGTCCATCAGCGCCGGTGCGACCACCAGCTCGGTGTGGGTGCGCTCCAGCCGCCAGGCCAGCCGGCGCAGCGCCTGCCCGTCCATCTCGGGACAGGCCAGCACGGCCACGGTGTCGGCGCGGAACTGGTCGACCACGATCGGCACGTCGCTGAGGTCGCCCGCGACGGGCACCTCGCCCACGAAGTCGCCCGGCGCGCCCCCCGGCAGGCAGGCGGCCACGACGTCCATCCCGTGGTAGCGCTCCTTCCGGAACAGCCGCACCAGCTCCTCGACGGACGCCGCGTGCCCGACGGCGACCACCTTGCGCATGCACTCCCCCGCCGCCCTGCGCCGGTGCAGTGAGCGGCGCAGGGCGTAGCGGAGGATCAGGGTGAGCAACGTCACCAGCGGCAGCGCGAGCACGACGTAGCCCCGGGCGACGTCGGTCTTGGTCAGGTAGGAGCCGATGGCGGTGCCCGCGGTCAGCGCGACGCCCGACTGCACGACCCGGCGGAACTCCTCGGAGCCGACGCCGAGCATGCGCGGCTCGTACGCGCGGTTGAGCGCCACCGCGAACGCCCACACCACCGGCAGGGCCAGGCTGACCAGCAGGTACGGCAGCACGTACGGCGTGAGCTCGCCGAAGCGCACGTAGAAAGCGAGCCCGGACCCCACCCAGGCCCCGCAGAGGTCGCCCAGCACCGCGCGGAAGCGGTAGGAGCGGACCCAGGTGGGCGTGCGCGGGCTGACTCGCCAGGAGGCCACGGGGCCCGGTCCGACGACGGCCATGAAGCCCTCACCCCGCACGCATGCCTCCAGGTGACCATTCCTGAACGGACAGTCACAGATGGTAGCCGCGAGGGAGGCAGAGAACCGGCGAACGGACCTATGTGGCGATCAGCGTGGAGGGCCCGAAATATGCAGATCAGAACGGTGGAAGTCGTTCTGGGTGACTTCGAGGCCGCGAGACATCAGCGACTCCACGACGTCGGCCGCCCGGTCCACGAGGAAGGGCAGGTCCTTGCGCTCCATGGTGGCGAAGTCCCGCAGCACGAAGGAGGCGGGGTCCATGCGCCCGGGCGGGCGCCCGATGCCGAAGCGGACCCGCAGGTAGTCGCGGGTGCCGAGGACCTTGGTGATCGACTTGAGGCCGTTGTGGCCGTTGTCGCCGCCGCCGAGCTTGGCCCTCAGCGCGCCGTAGGGCACGTCGAGCTCGTCGTGGACGACGATCAGCCGCTCCGGGCCGATCTTGTAGAAGTCGGAGAGCGCCTTGACGGGCCCGCCGGAGAGGTTCATGTAGGTGAGGGGCTTGGCCAGGATCGCGGTGCTGGTCTCGCACACCTCGGCCCTGCTCTTGTGCGCCTTGAACCGCCCGCCCGCCCTGGCGGCGAGCTCGTCGAGCACCATGAAGCCCGCGTTGTGCCTGTTGCCCGCGTATTCGGGCCCCGGATTGCCCAGGCCGGCGATCAGCCAGCGATCCATCTGCACCCCTTACAGCGGAACGGGGCGGCTCGAGTCCGGCCACCCCGTTCACGAATCGGACCGTTACTCGGCAGGAGCCTCGGCGGTCTCGGAAGCCGCGGCGGCCTCGCCCTCGGCGGCCTCCTCGCCCTCCGCCGGCTCCTCGACC
This region includes:
- a CDS encoding lipopolysaccharide biosynthesis protein, translating into MAAVTAVADRRLRRGGIAGVLGAGCGALAQFVLVMVVTRAFSPADAGAFFTVTAVALMAAGIAKLDAGNGLVFFIARAKTYDYLGISGYIRAALVPCVVASCVAGVALYPRLGPLAAILPVMVAGDVLLAATRGFGAMRPTVLVDGLLVPFSQLALVTCAALAGAVAWLPVAWGAPYALVAVIARAELRGRVPRSPYLPGTARDLWRHTAPRSVAGAIQAVFQRLDIVVVALLGGPAQAAVYTAATRFKVVGQLASQGLAQAVQARLVSALADGERARAGELYQTATIWLVLLTWPVWLAYAALAPWLLRLFGPTYGSAVPVALVLAGTMMVATACGMVDVVLTAAGHTGTSLLNLVAAIACTVGLDVALIPVHGAFGAVIGWSGGVLVKNLLPLWQLHRRYGLHPFGRHTLPALLHRRVV
- the cysN gene encoding sulfate adenylyltransferase subunit CysN, whose protein sequence is MDILRFATAGSVDDGKSTLIGRLLFDSKAIFEDQLEAVERTSRDRGTEYTDLSLLTDGLRAEREQGITIDVAYRYFATPRRKFIIADTPGHIQYTRNMVTGASTADLAIILIDARKGVLEQSRRHAFLTTLLRVPHLVLAVNKMDLVGYSQERFEEIKDEFTAFASKLNVADLTFIPISALNGDNVVSRSENMPWYLGTSLLHHLENVHIASDRNLVDVRFPVQYVIRPQRATDQAFHDYRGYAGQVAGGVLKPGDEVVHLPSGLTTRIASIDTFDGPVEEAFPPMSVTLRFEDDLDISRGDMIARPNNQPQVAQELEAMICWMADGLKLTPRSKLTIKHTTRTARAMVRDLHYRLDVNTLHRDEEATSLGLNEIGRVSLRITQPLFVDDYARNRLTGGFILVDEATNGTVGAGMVIDAR
- a CDS encoding glycosyltransferase family 2 protein, whose protein sequence is MTPSVGVVIPTRGDRPAQLREAVESALAQDHPGRLSVVVVADGAAPRDIEVPSCVRVLPNTRTPGLPGARNTGIAACDTDLVAFCDDDDVWLPGKLAAQTRALGERGGEFASCGIEVEYAHRRVARLAGCDTVTAGDLVRSRMVMVHSSTFLFERGALWVDESAPGGQNEDWDLALRAAGRRPITHVDRPLVRVRWGGSHYVARWADRIAGLDWMLARHPELAVDPRGAARVYGQLAFGHAALGHRREAVRWAVRAMGARAGEPRAPIALAVAAGLISAPAVLSALHRRGHGI
- the cysD gene encoding sulfate adenylyltransferase subunit CysD; translated protein: MLQRDYTTSQLDVLEAEAIHIMREVAAEFERPCLLFSGGKDSIVMLRIAEKAFWPAAIPFPLMHVDTGHNFDEVIDFRDRRSAELGARLIVASVQDSIDAGRVVEETGRRASRNRLQTTTLLDAIEEHEFDAVFGGARRDEEKARAKERVFSFRDDFGQWDPKNQRPELWNLYNSRIRKGEHIRVFPLSNWTELDVWDYIRREGIEIPSIYFAHTRKVFERDGMLLPDSEVVQRGDDEPLFEAVVRYRTVGDMTCTGAVQSTAATVEEIIEEIAATRITERGATRADDRASEAAMEDRKREGYF
- a CDS encoding 3'(2'),5'-bisphosphate nucleotidase CysQ, whose product is MTIRDDHSLAADLATEAGERLLRIRERTGFGDSSALRAEGDRASHVFLMESLARLRPSDSVLSEEATREERLDPRRLGASRVWIVDPLDGTREFAEEGRADWAVHVALWEGGRLSAGAVALPAQGRTLTTAQPPEPPSHDGGRFRIAVSRTRPPEFVQKLAYLVGADLVPIGSAGAKISAVLTGEVEAYVHAGGQYEWDSAAPVAVAQAAGVHASRIDGSELTYNQADPSLPDILVSLPELATSLLSGIRDLHR
- the pth gene encoding aminoacyl-tRNA hydrolase, whose amino-acid sequence is MDRWLIAGLGNPGPEYAGNRHNAGFMVLDELAARAGGRFKAHKSRAEVCETSTAILAKPLTYMNLSGGPVKALSDFYKIGPERLIVVHDELDVPYGALRAKLGGGDNGHNGLKSITKVLGTRDYLRVRFGIGRPPGRMDPASFVLRDFATMERKDLPFLVDRAADVVESLMSRGLEVTQNDFHRSDLHISGPPR
- a CDS encoding WecB/TagA/CpsF family glycosyltransferase, whose amino-acid sequence is MTRSETTAPHVPLQRLPEAPHRDATRLPAARPLDGPPRGTPPRRRWDRVRVGGIGVDALTEDEVVRWVEGELEAGRGGRIVTPNIDICRAAATDPALRELVCTAELVVTDGMPLVWAARLLGTPVPERVTGADLIWSLSKLAARRGWPVYLLGGPPGVARRAAKELTSCHPRLQVCGVHAPPYHFDTTPEGSARVRRMVAAARPRVVFVGLGFPRQDRLIADLREELPEAWFVGCGAAIAFAAGTVSRAPGWMRRTGLEWAYRLGCEPGRLARRYLVDDLPFALRLLGGSLVARLMR
- a CDS encoding sugar transferase encodes the protein MAVVGPGPVASWRVSPRTPTWVRSYRFRAVLGDLCGAWVGSGLAFYVRFGELTPYVLPYLLVSLALPVVWAFAVALNRAYEPRMLGVGSEEFRRVVQSGVALTAGTAIGSYLTKTDVARGYVVLALPLVTLLTLILRYALRRSLHRRRAAGECMRKVVAVGHAASVEELVRLFRKERYHGMDVVAACLPGGAPGDFVGEVPVAGDLSDVPIVVDQFRADTVAVLACPEMDGQALRRLAWRLERTHTELVVAPALMDVAGPRTMIRPAAGLPLLHVEHPELGGARKLVKNVFDRLVAAALLVLLAPLLVGLAVAVRVTSPGPALFRQTRVGRDGKLFTILKFRTMRRGSEQQKITLVSDRDGVLFKIRNDPRVTPLGTRMRRTSLDELPQLINVVRGHMSLVGPRPPLPEEVARYGDDVRRRLLVRPGMTGLWQVSGRSDLSWEESVRLDLRYVENWSLTLDLQILWKTWSAVARGQGAY
- a CDS encoding sulfotransferase codes for the protein MTDRESPTRVIYLGGLGRSGTTLLERLLGELPGVVALGEVVHLWERSVLAGEPCGCGVAFPDCPFWRQVGERAFGGWSPALAGKVLTLRRRVDRTRRIARIAHPDLAEYTQAYRLLYEAAGAPVVIDSSKHASLACCLVAAGVDVRIVHVVRDPRAVAHSWARTVRRPEDGRPMTRWRPAHTAVHWTAQNAALELLPGRGARVTRVRYEDLLAAPGPTLSSLALRLGLAEPELPFLDGRTAWLGPSHTASGNPMRFHVGRIELRRDDAWVTGLPHGDRRVVDALTWPLRARYGYRGLA
- a CDS encoding sulfotransferase, encoding MTVLVTGLPRSGTSWTGKMLAAGGDLVYVNEPLNPQHPPGRCPGVLRATVTHRFQYICDDNAADWLPAFRDTVALRYRWLSELRANRSPYDLARLLRYGTAFAFGRLTGRRALLDDPFAVLSAGWFAASLGCRVIALVRDPVSFVASWQRLGWTVYFHELLEQPLLVRDHPELLELRALVGSQDRLAKAAALWRATRAILERTPGVRVTSYESLAADPLTGFRDLYAYAGLPWTPAAERRITRACTGPSGAATGFAWSGLSRTAYRPMDSRRALDTAARGLSPQDAARVRALTS